From Anomalospiza imberbis isolate Cuckoo-Finch-1a 21T00152 chromosome 6, ASM3175350v1, whole genome shotgun sequence, one genomic window encodes:
- the LRFN5 gene encoding leucine-rich repeat and fibronectin type-III domain-containing protein 5 isoform X2: MEKLLLFLLFIGVAVRAQICPKRCVCQILSPNLATLCAKKGLLFVPPNIDRRTVELRLADNFVTNIKRKDFANMTSLVDLTLSRNTISFITPHAFADLRNLRALHLNSNRLTKITNDMFSGLSNLHHLILNNNQLTLISSTAFDDVLALEELDLSYNNLETIPWDAVEKMVSLHTLSLDHNMIDHIPKGTFSHLHKMTRLDVTSNKLQKLPPDPLFQRAQVLATSGIISPSTFALSFGGNPLHCNCELLWLRRLSREDDLETCASPTLLSGRYFWSIPEEEFLCEPPLITRHTHELRVLEGQRAALRCKARGDPEPAIHWISPEGKLISNATRSTVYDNGTLDILITTVKDTGSFTCIASNPAGEATQTVDLHIIKLPHLLNSTNHIHEPDPGSSDISTSTKSGSNASSSNGDTKVSQDRKVVVAEATSSTALLKFNFQRNIPGIRMFQIQYNGTYDDSLVYRMIPPTSKTFLVNNLAAGTMYDLCVLAIYDDGITSLTATRVVGCTQFTTEQDYVRCHFMQSQFLGGTMIIIIGGIIVASVLVFIIILMIRYKVCNNNGQQKATKVSNVYSQTNGAQIQGCSGVLLQSMSKQALGHEEGIQCCKAASDGVTQSPDTGSSQDSATTTSALPPAWTSSTSLSQKPKRKSGPKPGSEPQGEAGGSAEPQNSNRNNSTALQLASRPPDAAPAAHTYKRAQSKPKAGASLQDTSPSALPENVATDVVTRQKTIRFQLSED, translated from the exons ATGgaaaaactgcttttgtttCTGCTGTTCATTGGCGTAGCGGTGCGAGCTCAGATCTGCCCCAAACGCTGTGTCTGTCAGATCTTGTCTCCGAACCTCGCCACCCTCTGTGCCAAGAAAGGGCTCTTGTTCGTTCCTCCCAACATTGACAGGAGGACTGTGGAGCTGCGGCTGGCAGACAACTTTGTTACAAACATTAAAAGGAAAGACTTTGCCAACATGACCAGCCTGGTGGACCTGACGCTGTCCCGGAATACAATCAGTTTTATCACACCTCACGCGTTTGCCGACCTGCGCAATTTGCGGGCTCTGCATTTGAACAGCAACCGATTGACTAAGATCACTAATGACATGTTCAGTGGGCTCTCCAATCTCCACCACTTGATACTGAACAACAATCAGCTGACTTTAATTTCTTCCACAGCTTTCGATGATGTTTTAGCTCTCGAGGAATTGGATTTGTCTTACAACAATCTGGAAACCATCCCTTGGGATGCCGTGGAGAAAATGGTCAGTTTGCACACTCTCAGTCTTGACCACAACATGATTGACCATATTCCTAAGGGGACCTTCTCCCACCTCCACAAGATGACCAGGCTGGACGTCACATCCAACAAACTGCAGAAGCTGCCGCCTGATCCGCTCTTCCAGCGCGCTCAGGTGCTGGCAACCTCAGGAATTATCAGCCCCTCAACATTTGCGCTGAGCTTTGGTGGGAACCCCTTGCATTGCAACTGTGAGCTTTTGTGGCTGAGGCGCCTTTCCAGGGAGGATGACCTGGAGACCTGTGCCTCTCCGACACTGCTGTCCGGCCGGTACTTCTGGTCGATCCCTGAGGAGGAGTTCCTCTGCGAGCCCCCGCTCATCACCCGGCACACCCACGAGCTGCGGGTGCTGGAGGGGCAGCGGGCAGCCCTGCGCTGCAAGGCCCGGGGTGACCCCGAGCCAGCAATCCATTGGATTTCACCTGAGGGCAAACTGATTTCCAATGCGACCAGGTCCACGGTGTACGACAACGGGACGCTCGACATCCTTATCACGACGGTGAAGGACACGGGCTCCTTCACCTGCATTGCTTCCAATCCAGCGGGGGAGGCCACGCAGACGGTGGACCTGCACATCATCAAACTCCCCCACTTGCTGAACAGCACAAACCACATCCACGAGCCTGACCCAGGCTCCTCGGATATCTCCACATCCACCAAGTCGGGCTCCAATGCGAGCAGTAGCAACGGGGATACTAAAGTCAGCCAGGATAGGAAGGTGGTCGTTGCGGAAGCGACGTCCTCCACGGCTCTGCTGAAATTCAATTTTCAGAGGAATATACCTGGGATACGTATGTTTCAAATCCAGTACAATGGTACTTACGATGACTCCCTTGTTTACAG AATGATACCTCCCACGAGCAAAACCTTTCTGGTCAACAACCTGGCTGCGGGGACGATGTACGACCTGTGCGTCCTGGCCATCTACGATGACGGGATCACCTCGCTGACGGCCACCAGAGTCGTGGGCTGCACGCAGTTCACCACCGAGCAGGATTATGTGCGCTGCCACTTCATGCAGTCCCAGTTCCTGGGTGGGACCATGATTATCATCATTGGTGGGATCATTGTGGCGTCCGTGCTCGTGTTCATCATCATCCTCATGATCCGCTACAAGGTGTGTAACAACAACGGGCAGCAGAAGGCCACCAAGGTCAGCAACGTGTACTCGCAGACGAACGGGGCGCAGATCCAGGGCTGCAGCGGGGTGCTGTTGCAGTCCATGTCCAAGCAGGCTCTCGGGCACGAGGAGGGCATCCAGTGCTGCAAGGCTGCCAGCGACGGTGTGACGCAGTCACCGGACACCGGCTccagccaggactcagccacCACTACCTCCGCTTTGCCTCCCGCCTGGACTTCAAGCACTTCCCTCTCGCAGAAGCCGAAGCGAAAGTCGGGGCCAAAGCCCGGCAGCGAGCCGCAGGGCGAGGCTGGCGGCAGCGCCGAGCCCCAGAACTCGAACAGAAATAACTCCACGGCCCTGCAGCTAGCCAGCCGGCCCCCCGACGCGGCCCCCGCGGCCCACACGTACAAAAGAGCACAATCAAAGCCAA
- the LRFN5 gene encoding leucine-rich repeat and fibronectin type-III domain-containing protein 5 isoform X1, with protein sequence MEKLLLFLLFIGVAVRAQICPKRCVCQILSPNLATLCAKKGLLFVPPNIDRRTVELRLADNFVTNIKRKDFANMTSLVDLTLSRNTISFITPHAFADLRNLRALHLNSNRLTKITNDMFSGLSNLHHLILNNNQLTLISSTAFDDVLALEELDLSYNNLETIPWDAVEKMVSLHTLSLDHNMIDHIPKGTFSHLHKMTRLDVTSNKLQKLPPDPLFQRAQVLATSGIISPSTFALSFGGNPLHCNCELLWLRRLSREDDLETCASPTLLSGRYFWSIPEEEFLCEPPLITRHTHELRVLEGQRAALRCKARGDPEPAIHWISPEGKLISNATRSTVYDNGTLDILITTVKDTGSFTCIASNPAGEATQTVDLHIIKLPHLLNSTNHIHEPDPGSSDISTSTKSGSNASSSNGDTKVSQDRKVVVAEATSSTALLKFNFQRNIPGIRMFQIQYNGTYDDSLVYRMIPPTSKTFLVNNLAAGTMYDLCVLAIYDDGITSLTATRVVGCTQFTTEQDYVRCHFMQSQFLGGTMIIIIGGIIVASVLVFIIILMIRYKVCNNNGQQKATKVSNVYSQTNGAQIQGCSGVLLQSMSKQALGHEEGIQCCKAASDGVTQSPDTGSSQDSATTTSALPPAWTSSTSLSQKPKRKSGPKPGSEPQGEAGGSAEPQNSNRNNSTALQLASRPPDAAPAAHTYKRAQSKPSKFLTLPADASRAKRRRSLGGELLEPRGAGAGGLRSKRSMSMNGMLVQADCAGAESGKATFSSSEWILESTV encoded by the exons ATGgaaaaactgcttttgtttCTGCTGTTCATTGGCGTAGCGGTGCGAGCTCAGATCTGCCCCAAACGCTGTGTCTGTCAGATCTTGTCTCCGAACCTCGCCACCCTCTGTGCCAAGAAAGGGCTCTTGTTCGTTCCTCCCAACATTGACAGGAGGACTGTGGAGCTGCGGCTGGCAGACAACTTTGTTACAAACATTAAAAGGAAAGACTTTGCCAACATGACCAGCCTGGTGGACCTGACGCTGTCCCGGAATACAATCAGTTTTATCACACCTCACGCGTTTGCCGACCTGCGCAATTTGCGGGCTCTGCATTTGAACAGCAACCGATTGACTAAGATCACTAATGACATGTTCAGTGGGCTCTCCAATCTCCACCACTTGATACTGAACAACAATCAGCTGACTTTAATTTCTTCCACAGCTTTCGATGATGTTTTAGCTCTCGAGGAATTGGATTTGTCTTACAACAATCTGGAAACCATCCCTTGGGATGCCGTGGAGAAAATGGTCAGTTTGCACACTCTCAGTCTTGACCACAACATGATTGACCATATTCCTAAGGGGACCTTCTCCCACCTCCACAAGATGACCAGGCTGGACGTCACATCCAACAAACTGCAGAAGCTGCCGCCTGATCCGCTCTTCCAGCGCGCTCAGGTGCTGGCAACCTCAGGAATTATCAGCCCCTCAACATTTGCGCTGAGCTTTGGTGGGAACCCCTTGCATTGCAACTGTGAGCTTTTGTGGCTGAGGCGCCTTTCCAGGGAGGATGACCTGGAGACCTGTGCCTCTCCGACACTGCTGTCCGGCCGGTACTTCTGGTCGATCCCTGAGGAGGAGTTCCTCTGCGAGCCCCCGCTCATCACCCGGCACACCCACGAGCTGCGGGTGCTGGAGGGGCAGCGGGCAGCCCTGCGCTGCAAGGCCCGGGGTGACCCCGAGCCAGCAATCCATTGGATTTCACCTGAGGGCAAACTGATTTCCAATGCGACCAGGTCCACGGTGTACGACAACGGGACGCTCGACATCCTTATCACGACGGTGAAGGACACGGGCTCCTTCACCTGCATTGCTTCCAATCCAGCGGGGGAGGCCACGCAGACGGTGGACCTGCACATCATCAAACTCCCCCACTTGCTGAACAGCACAAACCACATCCACGAGCCTGACCCAGGCTCCTCGGATATCTCCACATCCACCAAGTCGGGCTCCAATGCGAGCAGTAGCAACGGGGATACTAAAGTCAGCCAGGATAGGAAGGTGGTCGTTGCGGAAGCGACGTCCTCCACGGCTCTGCTGAAATTCAATTTTCAGAGGAATATACCTGGGATACGTATGTTTCAAATCCAGTACAATGGTACTTACGATGACTCCCTTGTTTACAG AATGATACCTCCCACGAGCAAAACCTTTCTGGTCAACAACCTGGCTGCGGGGACGATGTACGACCTGTGCGTCCTGGCCATCTACGATGACGGGATCACCTCGCTGACGGCCACCAGAGTCGTGGGCTGCACGCAGTTCACCACCGAGCAGGATTATGTGCGCTGCCACTTCATGCAGTCCCAGTTCCTGGGTGGGACCATGATTATCATCATTGGTGGGATCATTGTGGCGTCCGTGCTCGTGTTCATCATCATCCTCATGATCCGCTACAAGGTGTGTAACAACAACGGGCAGCAGAAGGCCACCAAGGTCAGCAACGTGTACTCGCAGACGAACGGGGCGCAGATCCAGGGCTGCAGCGGGGTGCTGTTGCAGTCCATGTCCAAGCAGGCTCTCGGGCACGAGGAGGGCATCCAGTGCTGCAAGGCTGCCAGCGACGGTGTGACGCAGTCACCGGACACCGGCTccagccaggactcagccacCACTACCTCCGCTTTGCCTCCCGCCTGGACTTCAAGCACTTCCCTCTCGCAGAAGCCGAAGCGAAAGTCGGGGCCAAAGCCCGGCAGCGAGCCGCAGGGCGAGGCTGGCGGCAGCGCCGAGCCCCAGAACTCGAACAGAAATAACTCCACGGCCCTGCAGCTAGCCAGCCGGCCCCCCGACGCGGCCCCCGCGGCCCACACGTACAAAAGAGCACAATCAAAGCCAAGTAAGTTCCTCACGCTGCCGGCCGACGCGTCCCGAGCCAAGCGCCGGCGCTCGCTGGGCGGTGAGCTGCTGGAGCCCCGCGGCGCCGGCGCCGGCGGCCTGCGCTCCAAACGGAGCATGTCCATGAACGGGATGCTGGTCCAGGCAGACTGCGCCGGGGCCGAGAGCGGAAAAGCAACTTTCTCCAGTTCTGAGTGGATATTGGAAAGCACTGTGtga